In the Variovorax sp. S12S4 genome, one interval contains:
- a CDS encoding ATP-binding protein — translation MTPMLPVGCVIALLGAESTGKTELARALVQRLQERGIAATLVAEYLREWCEREGRTPRPDEQRAIANEQTRRIDAAAASGAVVADTRALMTAVYSEQLFGDTSLYADALAAQRRYAITLLTALDIPWVADAMRDGDHAREPTDTLVRAALSGAGLSFAVVHGSGGERLSNAWNAINSIAGNEGQARARGSRGDAKPTSWSWPCEKCSDPECEHRLFSDLLGRRDNPSKPNSEI, via the coding sequence ATGACGCCCATGCTGCCGGTTGGCTGCGTCATTGCACTGCTGGGCGCCGAGAGCACGGGCAAGACCGAGCTCGCCCGCGCGCTCGTGCAGCGCCTGCAGGAGCGCGGCATTGCAGCCACGCTGGTGGCGGAATACCTGCGCGAGTGGTGCGAACGCGAAGGCCGCACGCCTCGCCCCGATGAGCAACGCGCCATCGCCAACGAGCAAACGCGCCGCATCGACGCCGCGGCCGCCTCGGGCGCGGTGGTGGCCGACACCAGGGCGCTCATGACCGCGGTGTACAGCGAGCAACTGTTCGGCGACACATCCCTTTACGCCGATGCGCTCGCTGCCCAGCGGCGCTATGCCATCACGCTGCTCACCGCGCTCGACATCCCCTGGGTTGCCGATGCGATGCGCGACGGCGACCACGCGCGCGAGCCGACGGACACGCTGGTGCGCGCGGCGTTGTCGGGCGCCGGGCTTTCATTCGCCGTGGTGCATGGCAGCGGCGGTGAAAGACTCTCCAATGCCTGGAACGCCATCAACTCCATCGCCGGCAACGAAGGCCAGGCCCGGGCACGAGGAAGCCGCGGCGACGCGAAACCCACCTCCTGGTCATGGCCTTGCGAGAAATGCTCCGACCCGGAATGCGAACATCGTCTGTTCAGCGACCTCCTTGGCCGCCGCGATAACCCGTCAAAACCCAACTCGGAGATCTGA